From Providencia sp. R33, a single genomic window includes:
- the rplO gene encoding 50S ribosomal protein L15, whose protein sequence is MRLNTLSPAEGAKHAPKRVGRGIGSGLGKTGGRGHKGQKSRSGGGVRRGFEGGQMPLYRRLPKFGFTSRKAMITAEIRLSDFAAVEGDVIDLNALKAANVVGIQIEFAKVILSGEVNRAVTVRGLRVTKGARAAIEAAGGKIEE, encoded by the coding sequence ATGCGTTTAAATACTCTGTCTCCGGCTGAAGGTGCCAAGCACGCGCCTAAACGCGTAGGTCGTGGTATCGGTTCTGGTCTGGGTAAAACCGGCGGCCGTGGTCACAAAGGTCAGAAATCTCGTTCTGGCGGTGGCGTACGTCGTGGTTTCGAAGGCGGCCAGATGCCTTTATACCGTCGTTTGCCGAAATTCGGCTTCACTTCACGTAAAGCAATGATCACTGCAGAGATTCGTCTGTCTGATTTTGCTGCTGTTGAAGGCGATGTTATTGATCTGAACGCACTGAAAGCCGCGAACGTTGTTGGCATCCAGATTGAATTTGCGAAAGTTATTCTGTCTGGCGAAGTGAACCGTGCAGTTACTGTACGTGGCCTTCGTGTTACTAAAGGTGCTCGCGCTGCAATCGAAGCTGCCGGCGGTAAAATTGAGGAATAA
- the rpmD gene encoding 50S ribosomal protein L30: MAKTIKITQVRSSIGRLPKHKATLVGLGLRRIGHTVEREDTPAVRGMVNLVSYMVKVEE; encoded by the coding sequence ATGGCTAAGACTATTAAAATTACACAAGTTCGCAGTTCAATCGGTCGTCTGCCTAAGCATAAGGCAACACTGGTCGGTTTAGGTCTGCGTCGCATTGGTCATACTGTAGAGCGTGAGGATACTCCTGCTGTTCGTGGTATGGTCAACTTGGTTTCCTACATGGTTAAAGTTGAGGAGTAA